A stretch of Malassezia japonica chromosome 6, complete sequence DNA encodes these proteins:
- a CDS encoding uncharacterized protein (EggNog:ENOG503NTVZ; COG:E): TKGSQAHIPDTESSIPIRAPLKTTGILDGQYKFEELTPAIGRVYPTAQLKDIIHNEKADELIRDLAITISRRGVVFFKGQELSPEDQKYLTDRLGHLTGKPATSGLHIHPVYNSQRESQDSVVDDKGTRNNDLEISVISSNLHRSLGVAPRSGADEWHSDITFEPVPADYTSLKVHTLPHTGGDTLWASGYETFDLLSAPFKKLLEGLTGFFYPPGFLRSAKEHGYPLHPGPRGAAENVDTHLSAEHPFIRTNPVTGWKSILGFGQHLDHIKDVSRDESDLIKKYVRDLVTQNHTTQVRYRWSKNDLAIWDNRSTYHAATPDYFDIGPRSGVRAVSCGERPYFDPNSKSRREELQGKVN; encoded by the coding sequence TTACGAAAGGCAGTCAGGCGCACATTCCTGACACTGAATCATCTATTCCTATCCGTGCACCCCTCAAGACCACTGGCATTCTGGATGGCCAGTATAAGTTTGAGGAGTTGACTCCTGCCATTGGACGGGTGTACCCTACGGCTCAGCTCAAGGACATCATCCATAACGAGAAGGCAGATGAGCTAATCCGTGACCTGGCGATTACCATTTCCCGTCGCGGAGTTGTCTTTTTCAAAGGCCAAGAACTCTCACCTGAGGATCAAAAATATCTCACTGATCGCCTGGGACATCTTACCGGTAAGCCTGCAACGTCTGGTCTTCACATCCACCCTGTGTACAACTCTCAACGCGAGAGCCAGGACTCGGTTGTCGACGACAAAGGCACTCGGAACAACGATCTCGAAATTAGTGTTATTTCGAGCAACTTGCACCGGTCGCTTGGTGTGGCTCCGCGCTCTGGAGCCGATGAATGGCACAGTGACATTACCTTTGAGCCTGTCCCTGCTGACTACACTTCCTTGAAAGTGCACACCCTGCCTCACACTGGAGGTGATACTCTCTGGGCAAGTGGTTACGAAACGTTTGACCTTCTTTCTGCACCTTTCAAAAAGCTCCTGGAGGGTCTCACTGGTTTCTTTTATCCTCCTGGTTTCCTGAGGTCCGCCAAGGAGCACGGCTATCCGTTGCACCCGGGTCCTCGTGGTGCAGCTGAAAACGTCGACACGCACCTGTCTGCCGAACATCCTTTCATCCGTACAAACCCCGTTACTGGATGGAAGTCTATCCTTGGCTTCGGCCAGCACCTTGACCATATCAAGGATGTTAGCCGTGATGAAAGCGACCTGATCAAGAAATACGTCCGTGACCTCGTCACTCAGAATCACACTACGCAGGTCCGCTACCGCTGGAGCAAGAACGACCTTGCTATTTGGGACAACCGCTCGACCTACCACGCTGCGACGCCCGACTATTTCGACATCGGTCCTCGCTCTGGTGTCCGTGCAGTGTCCTGTGGAGAGCGTCCTTACTTTGACCCGAACAGCAAGTCGCGtcgcgaggagctgcagggCAAAGTGAACTAG